DNA sequence from the Juglans microcarpa x Juglans regia isolate MS1-56 chromosome 5S, Jm3101_v1.0, whole genome shotgun sequence genome:
CAGCCATCCTGAAGACGTACGCAGCAATGGGGAATTAGTTGGAAATGATGAAAAAGCACGAGATCGGTGTTCAATTGCAGTTTCTTTCATACAAAACAAGTAGTAATTCTACCAACACTGATCACTTTCCCACCTTCTAGTGGGACTAGGGAATCCTGCCGCGTACCTATATGGACGTGCAGGTGCAGCAGCACTAGTAGCAGCTATTGACAAATCGTAGTGAGCCCGAGCCACAGGATCGGATAATGTTGCATAAGCATTGTGAATCTCTATGAAACCCCGAGCATCGGGATCGGAGGATGAATGGACGGCGTCCGGATGGTACTGCTTTGCCAAACTACGGTATGCTGCTTTGATCTCGGTTTGTGAGGCGGTTTCCTTCACCCGGAGCAGTTGGTAGAACGTTCTCCTAGCAACGGTTgtcaatgagaatgagaatgaaGTACTGGATGATGATGAGTTCACTGTCCTCACAGACCCACCTACGCTTTCTGTTGCAGTGGCAGCACACACTGTGATGTTCCTGCGTGGGGCTTTGACGCAAGCATGCCCGGCAACGATTCTGGCTGATTCTTGTAATTTGGGTGAGAAAGTTTGGACCCAAATGAGGGTTTAAGAGGGTGAAGGGTGGCATTTCCTGGCATTTATTTTCTGATCAGTTCAGAGTAGAAACTCCAAAGTATAGTATAGATAGGAACCGAGGAAGCTGATTAAGCTTTGTGGGTATGGTTTTTGAGAATTGGGTAGTTTTAGTTTGGTGAATTAATGGCTTTTAAGGGGATGTATGGGGGTGGGGGAAGTACAGAGGAAGATTGATACAGTGGGCGCCAACCTTTTTTAGCTTCGGCAGTTTTTGAGAGTTGCAGCACACTGCTTTTAATATTGTGGAGACACTCAAACGGACCAAAACCAAGGCCGAAACCAACAAATCAAAGGATGTTTTGGACCTTTGGTTTCTTGTGTTTGGTATTGGTACAGTAGCAATTACGCCAAAATTTTATCACAGAGACTCACATGCTTGGTCCGCTTAGGGTTTGAgcttcaagaagaagaagacgacccAGATCATGACAAGCTGTACAACGCAATTTTACAGGGCGGAACCCGTGTAAGATGTGGGAGTTTTGGATCATTATTTGTCTAGTAGAATGGAGAAGCAGCCACTCAATGGAATAAGCATGAAGAAGATCTCTACTATCTGAGAACTAATTCAACAGATTAGATCAAATGAACATTAGGGAGACATTTTCCAGTACAAATTTGCTTGGTCGTCTTGACAACAGAGAAGTTTTGGCTTACTATCTCTTTATGGCGTCTGGCTTTAATGATCTCTCTTGACAGGCGGAGCTCTGTAATAAGCTGGAACGGTCGCAGGACAGAAGGACATCTGCCTGAACTCCTGCATTGATTATGGGGGAAGATGAATGCTTATGCACCATGCAAGAGAAAGCTAAAAACTTTTCAGAACTGAGAAGAAAATAACATCCTAGTCTGTCATGTGTCTTAGTTCTTACGACCAAACATCGCATTTCCCATCCATCTTTAATTAACTGTTCGTTAAATACTGTAAAACTTATTTCATATGTCTATTTCATTATAACCACTTGACACAAGGATCTTGATCCTTATTTTGCCACTttgaataatgaaaattaaggGCATTGGGTTTATGATTCCATAATAAGATGTGATGCAGAATgagttcttttctttcattcaaCTTATATTAATGGGATGGTGAATCCTTAGGCTGCCCTGGGATGAGGTGgagaaggggagaaagagaggtaATGGAAAGGGTAGTTGGTGGACGTATGTCAGTGCAGGGAGAGTTAGAAAAGGAGAGGCAAAGTCAAGAGGTGGTGAGATGATCAGTTAAAAACGAAAAAGATGGAATTGCCAATGCCTTTGTTTGTGGTCTTCGGAAGcctaaaaatagagagagaagaaaacgaACGCAAAGCAAGGAACCAACACAGCCCGCCAGATCCATCTGTTTCATCGATGATCTCATGCTTGCTGTAGGGATGAGTGAAAAGCGTGAGAATctgtaatatgtatatataaatatatatatatatatatatatattgtcgtTGGAGACGGGCTTTTTGGCTAAAAACCGCTTCGCGTGTGAACAAAGCTCTCCAAAGCTAATCATATTCCTTCAGCATACGTTTACCAACAACAGTGATCCTCATATGCATTAAGTTTTCCAGCCTGATTGATCACCCTCATCACTCAAATCGGCGACAAGGTAACTAACCTATCTCTGCAATATACTCAAACCTCCTCCCTCTGGATTGGTTGCTTCAGTTTTGTATACATTACATATTCTATTGGTTTTTAAGGTGATTTTGGAAGAATGCGTACGTCAGAGGAGCTATTTCTTGCTGTTTTTAAGgttctttttcatttccatGGTGATAGATGCATGcattcttttcatttcaaacttGGGGTTTCTGGGTTGAGCGTCTAGTAATTGGGTTCTTTTCTTTGATGCCCAGCTTTCCTAAGATTTCAAAGCATTTGTTTGCTCACTAAAAGCAGATGGACATCCTGCTACAGAGTTTTCATGCTTTTAAAGGACAcctcttacatatatataattgacatACTTTTGTACGTAAATATAAGTTGCAGATATCTACCCACATTGATCCCTTCCTCAGCTCTCAAATGCTGTCTGTTTATGTGTCTCTGACAGAAAAAGGCTTTGCACAAATGGAGCTGGAGAAGATTTATAATAAGAGAGCAAGGGAGGATGATCATCATTATGAGGAGGACCATCAAGATTGTCCATATAAGAATTCAGCAAAGAAGCAAGATCTCAAGGGTATAGACTTCAAAGGGAACAGCGATGACAGCAGTAATGTGAAGACCTTAGATTCCTCCTTGGCATTAGAGGTAGGGGTATTTGATTTCCCCTGGCTGAAAGATGGTGTTATCTACAAATCAGAAGACTGTAGATTCGAGGATGCCTTCTTTTCATCACTGATCTatgatatgaactccaccaacagTACTGATATTGAGTTTTCTGGGAAATCTTTGTGTCAAACTTCAGAGGAACTCCTATACCTTCCTGAAAATAAGTCCGACGATAATTTATTCCGGCCAGTACCCGAAGGTGATGGGTCAGAAATGGTGGGTGTGGATTGCATTTGGAGCTCCCTCCTCAGTCAGCCACTTCAGCAGGGTGGTGTTATCTGATATTATGCATTCAAATGTATTAGATGCCTATAGCCAGCCCTTCATGTTTTTTTAGTCAGATGGAGCTCACCATGCGAGGGATTGTATGCTGGCATGGCACATTTTTTATGCGGTTCATGCTGATGTAgtttatcttttaattctttggATTTGgtctacaaaaaaatattataaaagtaaatttacaaactgacatgatttgatatatTACGTCAAGtcgtaaagttttttttaatgcaatgtaaatctaacgtatcaaaTCAAACAatgtcagtttataagtttacttttaaaaaatctctTTGTAGACGTAAAACTTATCTATATTTCCTAATTGCTCGCAGTTGGGATGACCTTCACCATTTTGTAACAATGTTATTGTTAGGTAGTTGGTACATTGACATTGTATTGCACTGAGTTATGGAGTGAATACTGGTATTTAATGCCATTTGGAAAAATCAGAACCATTTCTGTGCATTTTTTGTTACAATGGTTGCATTTGAGTgctaagatgattttagatgattttaattgatttgtaaatagtagtttTTATGATTCTCATTgaaatgtatataaatatatgaagtaggttgagatatatttaactttttacgaaaaattaaaaaaatcataaatcataaGTTGAAATGGAGTTGACACTCAAACGGCTGTTTGGAGCTTGGCTAAGAGGTTCCAAATCAAGGGTAGGACTTTGTTTGGATCGTGGGCCCTCAGCGGCCGGAGCGGTGAGAAATTTAAGGTAATGCAGTCCAATTTGATTTTGCCATAAAATGTTTGAGGTTTTCAAGTCACAGAGTCACAATGCTTGAGCAGCTCTCTGTCTCCATGTATTATTTTATTcggattttttaaaaatttttgaaaaaagaagagtATGAGTATTACATAAAAAAGGAATGCTACGTACAGTTGTAGAATGCGCAAGcgtcatataattattttaaaaaaaaagtagagtccattattaaaaaattaattcttttttatgtgaatatcatatttactcactttttttcaaatggattgtACGACGTTTATGTACTCcacgactataaatatcatttctcttatattaaACCATTATTGTAACGCCTCATACTCGAATGGGTTGAAAAATTACTACATGTAACCTATAATTGTGTCtctcaatacaaaaaaaattataagtatcaCATCAAAAGGCTCCAAAACACAAAGGCATAACTCCATTTGTTTCAACTTGATGCATAAATTCCTCCACAAGGTCATCAATATGATAAATCTAATAAACATAAATCTACATTTCCACAATCTCTAGTACTTCAACATAATGaacaaataattacataaagCTCCATAAACCATAACAAACGGAAATCCAGACGACTAAATAAAACTCCTCTATTAATCACTAGTACCCTTAGGTGAACTTCCTATCTTCAACTAGTCTTGTTCATAATCTCTATTCTTGATCCCTAACTGAACCATTaacatcatttgaaaatattatgaaaataaaggggtgaattatcaacaactcaataagtaaataatatatattagcatgtaaacatgagctttttcagagagttcagaatgcagaaccaaaacatttcagtttcaatatgcaaatctgaaaacatattatcaaaaaatcagAATGACATTTCAagctgttcatattcaaagaccatttggcataacatgactgaacatcttcatctttttATATCATAACTAATCGTATcctatcatatcatatcaccatattatatcatataccatatttaaccctcATAGTAGGGTTATACTATtcctggtggccaaaccaggcagtatcagaATATGATACTTTCTCTTATTCATTCTTGAAGTCCCGAATGTGCACATAGGAaaaaaacatgcaaaaaaaCCATTtgatttccaaagtgggtgaaCTCATATTAGAGATGTTGGTAccaaatatataatagaatCAGAATTATCATATAAGAACcataattaaaatcaaaaagtcatgtcaaaggtttttcagatgtatatcatatcaaacagagtgttgaacatattcatatcattttcacatagtCAGAAACGAATTCGGAACATCTTCATATAATATGTACAAAATTCTCAGATTTCACAttcaggcctcgtttggattcgaatatgagttgtgaatagtagtgagatagattgtgaatagtagtgagatttgtgagttaaagttgatgaatagtagtgagatgagttgagatgggttgatgAAAATAGCATGtcaaaatattgctcatgtctacaccagtcatgtcagaaacattttctcttttataaagaTTTCATGCGTAATACAGAACACATAACTGAGATTGTTTTTCACGTTTCTTTTCAAAATGTATTATacacattttcataaaatcaagctcaattcattttctttttatgcaaagtctaacataagaaccccgcttacctgactcttgcagAGAGTTACTAAAGTTTTGGACTCGAGCTCTATCAATGTCACAacctaaacaaaaaaatattcacaaacgTGTCAAttctccatatatatacaaattcaatatAACTAACTAAATCCTGTGATTCTATTCATCACACACATGTCATCATATTGCTTTGACTTCAATACATGGTACAAGCATACTCACACACACAACCTCCAAAACGTCAACACAAATCGCCCTGTCCAACCCAACCGGCTAACAT
Encoded proteins:
- the LOC121267063 gene encoding chaperone protein dnaJ 11, chloroplastic-like, with the protein product TLIWVQTFSPKLQESARIVAGHACVKAPRRNITVCAATATESVGGSVRTVNSSSSSTSFSFSLTTVARRTFYQLLRVKETASQTEIKAAYRSLAKQYHPDAVHSSSDPDARGFIEIHNAYATLSDPVARAHYDLSIAATSAAAPARPYRYAAGFPSPTRRWESDQCW